The Trueperaceae bacterium genomic interval AAGGTTTCGTAGACGAATTCGGTGGGTTTGATCTTGCCGAGGTCGTCGAGGATGAGGATGTCGGGGTGGTGGAGGTGGGGGCGTGGGGGGCCGTCGGGGGCGAAGGATGCGCGGATCTGGGCGAAGAGGGCGGCGATGCCGTGGAAGGCGACGGTGTGACCGGTTTCGGCGAGGTGGTGGCCTGTGGCGATGGCGAGGTGGGTTTTGCCGTTGCCGGCGGGGCCCCAGAGGTAGAG includes:
- a CDS encoding ATP-binding protein, with translation LYLWGPAGNGKTHLAIATGHHLAETGHTVAFHGIAALFAQIRASFAPDGPPRPHLHHPDILILDDLGKIKPTEFVYETFYATLETRWSQEKTIIFTANHRPLDAANQLAPDPESAAAILSRMASGTVTEIKGRDERLPR